Proteins encoded by one window of Streptomyces sp. NBC_01477:
- a CDS encoding TetR/AcrR family transcriptional regulator — METSERLIESARELLWERGYVGTSPKAIQERAGAGQGSMYHHFRGKPDLAVAAMRRSAAELRAQAEGQLATGRTALEKATAYLLRERDALRGCRVGRMAMDPDVIASAQLREPVRETFDWLTGHLAAVIADGVETGELRPGTDPDDTAAMIVAVVQGGYVLARAADSQEPFDRAVRGAVALLAAQAVTAPPVPDA, encoded by the coding sequence ATGGAGACGTCGGAACGGTTGATCGAGAGCGCCAGGGAACTGCTCTGGGAGCGCGGCTACGTCGGCACCAGCCCCAAGGCCATCCAGGAGCGGGCGGGCGCCGGCCAGGGCAGCATGTACCACCACTTCCGCGGCAAGCCGGACCTCGCGGTGGCCGCGATGCGCCGCAGCGCCGCCGAGCTGCGGGCCCAGGCCGAGGGCCAGTTGGCCACCGGCCGCACGGCGCTGGAGAAGGCCACCGCCTATCTGCTGCGGGAGCGCGACGCGCTGCGCGGCTGCCGGGTCGGGCGGATGGCGATGGACCCCGACGTCATCGCCAGCGCGCAGCTGCGGGAGCCGGTGCGCGAGACCTTCGACTGGCTGACCGGCCACCTCGCGGCGGTCATCGCCGACGGTGTCGAGACCGGTGAACTGCGCCCGGGCACCGACCCGGACGACACCGCCGCCATGATCGTCGCCGTCGTCCAGGGCGGTTACGTACTGGCCCGCGCCGCCGACTCGCAGGAGCCGTTCGACCGGGCGGTGCGCGGCGCGGTCGCCCTGCTCGCCGCGCAGGCCGTGACCGCACCCCCGGTGCCGGACGCCTGA
- a CDS encoding response regulator transcription factor gives MRILVVEDERRLAELLSDGLTREGFAVDLAHDGREGLWMATEQPYDVMVLDVMLPGLDGCTVCARLREAGVWTPILMLTAMDGEYDEAEALDTGADDYLTKPFSYVVLLARLRALVRRGVRERPAVLSVGDLRVDPAGLRCSRGDVLIPLTPKEFAILHCLARRAGEVVPKSELLARAWDFAYDGDSNVVEVYISALRRKIDRPFGRTTLSTVRGAGYRLEA, from the coding sequence GTGCGCATACTCGTGGTGGAAGACGAACGCAGGCTCGCGGAACTCCTGAGCGACGGCCTGACCAGGGAGGGCTTCGCGGTCGACCTCGCCCACGACGGCCGCGAGGGGCTGTGGATGGCCACCGAGCAGCCGTACGACGTGATGGTGCTCGACGTGATGCTGCCGGGCCTGGACGGCTGCACGGTCTGCGCCCGGCTGCGCGAGGCCGGCGTCTGGACGCCGATCCTGATGCTCACCGCGATGGACGGCGAGTACGACGAGGCCGAGGCGCTGGACACCGGCGCGGACGACTACCTGACCAAGCCGTTCTCCTACGTGGTGCTGCTGGCCAGGCTGCGGGCCCTGGTCAGACGCGGGGTGCGGGAGCGGCCCGCGGTGCTGTCGGTCGGCGACCTGCGGGTGGACCCGGCGGGGCTGCGCTGCAGCAGGGGCGATGTGCTGATCCCGCTGACGCCCAAGGAGTTCGCGATCCTGCACTGCCTGGCCCGGCGCGCGGGCGAGGTGGTGCCCAAGTCCGAACTGCTGGCCAGGGCCTGGGACTTCGCCTACGACGGCGACTCCAACGTCGTCGAGGTCTACATCAGCGCCCTGCGCCGCAAGATCGACCGGCCCTTCGGCCGTACGACGCTGAGCACGGTGCGCGGCGCCGGCTACCGGCTGGAGGCCTGA
- a CDS encoding sensor histidine kinase, with protein sequence MGVRLRTTLAATAVVAAALVLAALALFAALRASLTDTARDLAVQDARRNAAVVQLAGPGLPGPGVIGRTPGPQDQVVPPLPEDAGGSLVITRRVDTTSGAVTVEGRASLAPARAAMRTLTALLVPGIPALLALVAWLTWLAVGRALRPVSAIRAKVADITARDLHERVPEPASRDEIGALARTVNATLDRLQTAVGAHRQFVADAAHELRSPMAVLRTRLELARPAERRLAAGALDDVERLQRLTADLLLLARLDAREPIRTRETDLAQIVAEEAARPRPRTDVGVTLRLTPDLLVEGSPDHLRRLVANLVDNAVRHAAGAVTVALTHDPGSGEARLEVTDDGPGIPAEHRAAVFERFARLDHARTRDTGGSGLGLSIARDIALAHRATLQVVPGPPGARLRAVFPLRPAAR encoded by the coding sequence ATGGGGGTACGGCTGCGCACCACGCTCGCGGCGACCGCCGTGGTGGCCGCCGCCCTCGTGCTGGCCGCCCTCGCGCTCTTCGCCGCGCTGCGCGCCAGCCTGACGGACACCGCCAGGGATCTGGCCGTGCAGGACGCCCGGCGCAATGCCGCCGTCGTCCAGCTGGCCGGTCCAGGGCTGCCCGGCCCCGGCGTGATCGGCCGCACGCCGGGGCCGCAGGACCAGGTGGTCCCGCCGCTGCCCGAGGACGCGGGCGGTTCGCTGGTGATCACACGGCGCGTCGACACCACGTCGGGCGCGGTCACCGTGGAGGGCCGGGCGTCGCTGGCGCCGGCCCGCGCCGCCATGCGCACCCTGACCGCCCTGCTCGTCCCGGGCATCCCGGCGCTGCTCGCACTGGTCGCGTGGCTCACCTGGCTCGCCGTCGGCCGGGCGCTGCGGCCGGTGTCCGCGATCCGCGCGAAGGTCGCCGACATCACCGCCCGCGACCTGCACGAACGGGTGCCGGAGCCGGCGTCCCGCGACGAGATCGGCGCCCTGGCGCGTACCGTCAACGCCACGCTCGACCGGCTGCAGACCGCGGTCGGCGCGCACCGGCAGTTCGTCGCCGACGCCGCGCACGAGCTGCGCAGCCCGATGGCCGTGCTGCGGACACGGCTCGAACTCGCCCGGCCGGCCGAGCGGCGGCTCGCGGCCGGCGCCCTGGACGACGTCGAGCGGCTGCAGCGGCTCACCGCCGACCTGCTTCTGCTGGCCAGGCTCGACGCCCGCGAGCCGATCCGCACCCGGGAGACCGACCTGGCCCAGATCGTCGCGGAGGAGGCCGCCCGGCCCCGCCCGCGCACGGACGTCGGGGTGACCCTGCGGCTCACCCCCGACCTGCTGGTCGAGGGCTCGCCCGACCACCTGCGCCGGCTGGTCGCCAACCTGGTCGACAACGCCGTGCGGCACGCGGCCGGCGCGGTGACCGTGGCGCTCACCCACGACCCGGGGTCGGGGGAGGCCCGCCTTGAGGTCACCGACGACGGGCCGGGCATACCGGCCGAGCACCGGGCCGCCGTCTTCGAGCGCTTCGCCCGGCTCGACCACGCGCGGACCCGTGACACCGGCGGCTCGGGCCTCGGCCTGTCCATCGCCCGCGACATCGCGCTCGCGCACCGGGCGACGCTCCAGGTCGTGCCGGGGCCGCCGGGCGCGAGGCTGCGGGCGGTCTTCCCGCTGCGGCCAGCGGCCCGCTGA